The genomic region TGATGTATCGTAAGAAAAAACCGGTCATGACCATGGTTGTGCTAATGATTGCGATTCTGACTGCAACCACGCAATATATCCAATCTCCCGGAGCAGGCATGCTCATCGTGGTTGTGCTCTGTGTCATCTCACTCTATCTGAACAGGGTTCTGTTGTATGGATTCGGAGCCATGTATAACATTGCTTATATTGTGATTTATTACGCGGACCATCAGCAATACGATACGAACTTTTTCATGACCATTGGGTTCATTGAACTGACCATTGTTGCTCTGTATTTTGTATGTAAACGAGGAAGAGACTTGATTCAGGTCGCCCTCGACAAAGAAGCAGAAGCTAGAGATCTTGTGAAGGCACTCGATAATATGGTGAAGGTGATTCGAGAGAACACATCTACGTTAAATACCGATATTGCCAGTTGTAATGATGATATCCGTAATCTGAAGCAGATGAGCGACACCGTAACATCGAACATTCAGGAAGTGACGGAAGGCATTCGCGATCAATCGGGCAGCATTACACATATCAGCGAGATGATGAACACGGCAGATGCGCAGATGGTGGAGATCAATCAGATGTCACATCGCCTTGCCCAAATCTCTTCCGATAACGGACAAGTTGTTCGTCAGAGCTCGGATCGAATTGTGCAAATGGGCAATCAGATGAACATGATTAACGGAGCGGTAACCGATTCGATGACGACAGTCAAGGAATTGAACCAAAGCATGGATGATGTGAATACCTTCCTGTCGGCCATTAACCAGATCGCGGATCAGACCCATCTTCTGGCATTGAATGCCAATATCGAAGCATCAAGAGCAGGAGAAGCTGGAGCTGGCTTTGCCGTCGTAGCCCATGAAGTCAAGAAGCTTGCACAGGAAAGCTCCGATACGGTCAAGCAAATTAATGAGATCATTCATAATATCAAAAGAAAGACACAGCTCGTGGTGGAGAAGGCCACCATCGGCAATGCTGCTGTAAAAGAAGGAGAAGCGATCACCGGACAAGTACTTGAGAGCTTTGACCACATCAGGTCCACATTCGAGCATGTTGATCAATACATAGCTAAGGAATTAGACATGACGGATCAGATGAGCCTGATCTTTACACAAGTACGAACGCAAGTGGATCATATTTCCGATATTTCGCAAGAACATGCCGTCGCAACAGAAGGTGTACTGGCAACGACACAAGAGCAGGAAAATAACATCGATGTTATCTACGAATTCATTGGCAGAATTAATCATTCAAGTCTGCAGTTGCAGGAACTCATTGGTAATC from Paenibacillus sp. FSL R5-0341 harbors:
- a CDS encoding methyl-accepting chemotaxis protein — its product is MQVMDNSFFRNNTAKVNKIIATILWLTLVAFCFFISSKQVELAVVFSLFVELSIATFLMYRKKKPVMTMVVLMIAILTATTQYIQSPGAGMLIVVVLCVISLYLNRVLLYGFGAMYNIAYIVIYYADHQQYDTNFFMTIGFIELTIVALYFVCKRGRDLIQVALDKEAEARDLVKALDNMVKVIRENTSTLNTDIASCNDDIRNLKQMSDTVTSNIQEVTEGIRDQSGSITHISEMMNTADAQMVEINQMSHRLAQISSDNGQVVRQSSDRIVQMGNQMNMINGAVTDSMTTVKELNQSMDDVNTFLSAINQIADQTHLLALNANIEASRAGEAGAGFAVVAHEVKKLAQESSDTVKQINEIIHNIKRKTQLVVEKATIGNAAVKEGEAITGQVLESFDHIRSTFEHVDQYIAKELDMTDQMSLIFTQVRTQVDHISDISQEHAVATEGVLATTQEQENNIDVIYEFIGRINHSSLQLQELIGNHNKE